A stretch of Pseudomonas sp. CCC3.1 DNA encodes these proteins:
- a CDS encoding diaminopropionate ammonia-lyase produces the protein MLFANPRATRCTYPASLQDVMSVQAAHESRDWLSRWEHLSPHATPLWQLPGIAAELGIGQFWVKDESTRSPLASFKALGAPIALVRLILRLMPHESFDPKGLIQGQYQERLRDFTVISATDGNHGRALAAAAQSVGCQCVIVLHANVSTEREAAIAEYGARIIRIKGNYDESVQHTADIAEQNGWPVVSDTSYEGYETVPRDVMQGYGTICAELIEQTTGDANAASPFTHVLLQGGVGGLAAGISSYLWEIYQEQRPILIMVEPHQADCLYQSAIEGHASKATGSVDSVMAGLACGETSPLAWRFLETSIDFFMTISDEDAVTAMQRLARGSERDIALVAGESGVAGLAALQWLANQPQAAQTLGIDHNARVLIINTEGATAPTVYTQLVGESAEVVLARQHQWQLKHSV, from the coding sequence ATGTTATTCGCCAACCCTCGCGCCACACGCTGCACCTATCCCGCCAGCCTTCAGGATGTAATGAGCGTGCAGGCCGCCCATGAATCACGCGACTGGTTGTCGCGCTGGGAACACCTGAGCCCGCACGCCACACCGCTGTGGCAACTGCCGGGGATTGCGGCAGAACTTGGCATTGGCCAGTTCTGGGTCAAGGACGAATCGACCCGTTCGCCTCTGGCCAGCTTCAAGGCCTTGGGCGCACCGATTGCACTGGTCAGGCTGATCTTGCGCCTTATGCCGCACGAGTCCTTTGACCCCAAGGGACTGATTCAAGGTCAATACCAAGAGCGTCTGCGCGACTTCACCGTGATCAGCGCCACCGACGGCAACCACGGCCGAGCGCTGGCCGCAGCTGCCCAAAGCGTCGGCTGCCAATGCGTCATCGTGTTGCACGCCAACGTGAGCACCGAGCGTGAAGCGGCGATTGCCGAGTACGGCGCGCGGATCATCCGGATCAAGGGCAACTACGACGAGTCGGTACAGCACACTGCCGACATAGCCGAGCAGAACGGCTGGCCGGTGGTATCGGACACCTCCTATGAAGGTTACGAAACCGTTCCGCGTGATGTGATGCAAGGCTACGGCACTATCTGCGCCGAGTTGATCGAGCAAACCACGGGCGACGCCAACGCCGCTAGCCCGTTCACGCATGTCTTGCTGCAAGGTGGCGTGGGCGGCCTGGCAGCGGGTATCAGCAGTTACTTGTGGGAAATCTATCAAGAGCAACGCCCAATACTGATCATGGTCGAGCCACATCAGGCCGATTGTCTCTATCAAAGCGCAATTGAGGGCCATGCGAGCAAAGCCACCGGCTCCGTGGACTCGGTGATGGCAGGCCTGGCCTGTGGTGAAACATCGCCGCTGGCCTGGCGCTTTCTAGAGACGAGCATCGATTTTTTCATGACCATCAGCGACGAAGACGCCGTGACCGCCATGCAGCGCTTGGCACGCGGCAGCGAGCGCGACATTGCGCTAGTTGCCGGCGAGTCAGGGGTAGCCGGTCTGGCGGCCCTGCAATGGTTGGCAAACCAGCCGCAAGCCGCCCAAACGCTTGGCATCGACCACAACGCGCGCGTGCTGATCATCAACACCGAAGGCGCCACAGCGCCGACCGTGTACACGCAATTGGTGGGGGAATCTGCTGAAGTCGTGCTTGCCCGACAACACCAGTGGCAACTAAAACACAGCGTATAA